One part of the archaeon CG10_big_fil_rev_8_21_14_0_10_43_11 genome encodes these proteins:
- the uvrC gene encoding excinuclease ABC subunit C (The UvrABC repair system catalyzes the recognition and processing of DNA lesions. UvrC both incises the 5' and 3' sides of the lesion. The N-terminal half is responsible for the 3' incision and the C-terminal half is responsible for the 5' incision) — MIDLKLLPTDPGCYAYKNTDAAIIYIGKAKNLKKRVSSYFTKTHEDPKTKALVNETADIELFVTSNEVEALILENNLVKQHQPKYNILLKDARSYAYLLVTDETYPRLLTSRKKDARGSLYGPFVSGEYRELVRKLLVNSFKLRTCKRLPKRACLRYHIGLCNAPCEAKETRHEYDSRVETVKHFLKGNVNALKKELKNEMHEQSHTQHYEQAKTIRDQLHALEYLEVRQNVEQKRNYDENVMNFVREDNTVHMIVFTLNKGVLATKQEFSFPHSEDFLDEFIKQYYAENPIPSRILIPHPLADKTIQIYLTHVRGANVRIHIPQRGSRKELLDLVKRNVEVSLVKENYRVTDLKEKLELNFNPVVIEGFDVSHTQGTYVVGSMVRFVNGTADKTGYRRFKMRSYQSNDDFQGIYEIVKRRYTRLKAESKQYPDLILIDGGRGQLNAAIKALREINAHIPLVSLAKQEEELYMPGKPEPLRLDKKSDGLRLLMNVRDESHRFAITYHQLLRKKGFIP; from the coding sequence ATGATTGACCTAAAACTACTGCCAACTGACCCTGGATGTTACGCGTACAAAAACACAGACGCAGCTATTATCTACATTGGCAAAGCAAAAAACCTCAAAAAACGCGTGTCAAGTTATTTTACAAAAACGCATGAAGACCCCAAAACTAAAGCACTCGTAAATGAGACTGCAGACATTGAACTGTTTGTCACCTCAAACGAAGTTGAAGCCCTTATTTTAGAAAATAATCTTGTCAAACAACACCAGCCAAAATACAACATCCTCCTCAAAGACGCACGCAGTTATGCATACTTACTTGTTACTGACGAAACATATCCAAGACTCTTAACAAGCAGAAAAAAAGACGCACGCGGAAGTCTCTACGGTCCGTTTGTGAGTGGAGAATACCGCGAACTCGTGCGAAAATTGCTTGTTAACAGCTTCAAACTCAGAACGTGCAAGCGACTCCCAAAACGGGCGTGCCTGCGCTACCACATCGGACTGTGTAACGCACCTTGTGAAGCAAAAGAAACACGCCACGAATATGACTCGCGCGTTGAAACAGTTAAACACTTTCTTAAAGGAAATGTTAATGCACTCAAAAAAGAACTGAAAAATGAAATGCACGAACAATCACACACACAGCACTACGAACAAGCAAAAACAATCCGCGACCAGCTCCACGCACTTGAATATTTGGAAGTGCGCCAAAACGTTGAACAAAAACGAAACTATGACGAAAACGTGATGAACTTTGTGCGCGAAGACAACACAGTCCACATGATTGTTTTTACCCTTAACAAAGGCGTGCTCGCAACAAAACAGGAATTCAGTTTCCCCCACTCTGAGGATTTTCTCGACGAGTTTATCAAACAATACTACGCAGAAAACCCCATTCCCTCCCGCATCCTTATTCCCCACCCCCTTGCTGACAAGACTATTCAAATCTACTTAACGCACGTGCGCGGCGCAAACGTGCGAATACACATTCCACAGCGAGGCAGCAGAAAAGAACTGCTCGACCTTGTCAAACGCAATGTAGAAGTCAGTCTTGTTAAAGAAAACTATCGCGTTACTGACTTAAAAGAAAAACTTGAACTCAACTTTAACCCGGTCGTGATTGAAGGATTTGACGTCTCACACACGCAAGGAACATACGTTGTAGGCTCAATGGTGCGATTTGTAAATGGCACAGCAGACAAAACAGGCTACCGCCGCTTTAAGATGCGCTCGTACCAAAGCAATGACGACTTTCAAGGCATCTATGAAATTGTAAAACGAAGATACACCCGGCTCAAAGCCGAATCAAAACAGTATCCTGACCTCATCCTTATTGACGGGGGACGCGGACAATTAAACGCAGCAATAAAAGCACTTCGTGAAATTAACGCACACATCCCTCTTGTGTCCCTTGCAAAACAAGAGGAAGAATTATATATGCCCGGAAAACCAGAACCCCTGCGCCTTGACAAGAAATCAGACGGGCTGCGACTACTTATGAACGTGCGCGACGAATCACACCGGTTTGCAATCACCTACCACCAATTATTGCGCAAAAAAGGATTCATACCATGA